The following proteins are co-located in the Polystyrenella longa genome:
- a CDS encoding AAA family ATPase: MSGVVRLAIVDPDDSSRSNLKNMLLGIDTLWLEAECARYEFFIDVAKQTTPEIALVSLDTDPEKGLDLVLKLGQEVPNCSVLVVSSSQEGRLILRAMRNGAKEFLALPLNLEDFMTALGRIKQTKQTSEQGSPARSSQIISVVGVSGGIGCTSLAVNLGCALAQDERNSVAIMDLDMALGDADVWLDIIPDYTIQDVAENISRLDFSLLKRSLTKHNCGAFLLPRPVQMEENSVLTSEELKRVIALLKATFTHLIIDVSKSFTPIDMMALSQSNTVLALTQLDLPSLRNIVRVLQFFDQYDNIADKVQVVVNRIGLSDSQISLNKALETIGRDIGWQFPNDYATMIESRNNGIPLVEQAPRAKLTKVFQQMAQSFSGAPAEKTEDDLNKKGKSIFSLFKSK, translated from the coding sequence ATGAGCGGTGTCGTTCGTTTAGCAATAGTAGACCCTGATGATTCCAGCCGTAGCAATTTGAAGAACATGCTGCTCGGAATCGATACTCTTTGGCTGGAAGCAGAATGCGCTCGATATGAATTCTTCATCGATGTCGCTAAGCAAACCACGCCAGAAATAGCACTTGTTTCGCTCGATACCGATCCCGAGAAAGGATTGGATCTCGTCCTGAAACTTGGACAGGAAGTCCCAAACTGCAGCGTACTCGTCGTCAGTAGTTCTCAGGAAGGACGACTGATTCTCCGAGCAATGCGAAACGGGGCGAAAGAGTTTCTCGCGCTGCCTCTCAATCTGGAAGACTTCATGACCGCCCTGGGGCGGATCAAACAGACTAAACAGACCAGTGAGCAGGGATCTCCCGCGCGATCCAGTCAGATTATCTCCGTTGTTGGAGTGTCCGGTGGAATTGGATGTACATCGCTCGCCGTTAACCTCGGTTGTGCTCTGGCGCAGGATGAACGGAATTCGGTGGCCATCATGGACCTCGACATGGCCCTGGGCGATGCCGACGTCTGGTTGGATATCATTCCCGACTACACCATTCAGGACGTCGCGGAGAATATCTCTCGCCTCGACTTCTCGTTGTTGAAACGATCTCTTACCAAACACAATTGCGGTGCCTTTCTGTTGCCCCGACCGGTGCAGATGGAAGAAAACTCCGTGTTGACCTCTGAAGAATTGAAACGAGTGATCGCGCTATTAAAGGCGACCTTCACCCACCTCATTATCGATGTCAGCAAGTCGTTCACTCCCATCGACATGATGGCGTTGTCTCAATCGAATACGGTACTGGCTTTGACACAGCTCGATCTTCCTTCACTGAGAAATATCGTGCGTGTTCTCCAATTCTTTGATCAGTACGATAACATTGCTGACAAAGTTCAGGTTGTGGTGAACCGAATTGGTCTTTCTGACAGCCAGATCAGCTTGAACAAAGCGTTGGAAACGATTGGCCGAGATATCGGTTGGCAATTCCCAAATGATTACGCCACCATGATTGAGTCCCGTAACAATGGGATTCCTCTTGTTGAGCAAGCTCCCAGAGCCAAACTGACCAAAGTCTTTCAGCAGATGGCTCAAAGCTTCAGCGGTGCGCCGGCTGAGAAGACCGAAGACGATCTGAACAAAAAAGGGAAGAGCATCTTCAGCCTCTTTAAATCGAAGTAA
- a CDS encoding type II and III secretion system protein family protein: MQTRFCHINCLSHGISDRNSSCSTFQKSDWSRSRRLMSAVKNIMFCCVALCLTASSLWAQGPEMVGSEAPTSSEPIIKLDKPTVRINMIETFTKVVELKQQILRVDGFDPNVLQVTAITPNQIRLQAMSQGVTQVTLTDENEKVYNLEIYVEGDVRYLQAMINDLFPDSAVRAIKVSPESIVLRGFVAKPEQITRIVDVAEQFFPIVINQMDFGGEQQIKLKIIVMEVQRAKLRKFGFNFLLLGENGYFASTPGQLTPLASLTSAAGSAPAAAVRTSALADSTLTFGVVRPDTIFNGFLEALKKESLLKIYSNTELVASNGRPASLLAGGEFPILVPQSLGTVSVEYRPFGTSLEAVPILLGNGRLRLELQPEVSETDFANAVTLSGTTVPAITTRRVNTQVEMNFGQTLVIAGLLSNRDKAETHKVPFLGELPYIGAAFRREQYDEGETEVIIMVTPEVVGPLSSEEVPPGGPGRFTTTPTDRELYMDGMLEVPNYGDMCSGCEAGCVSCQAGVSGRVISSGGPDQDYRVISEGTVIEHSPIQNGTVMPGPGPEPVQMLPSRTYQQPVPNELPPVAPPAAPRIPDQTSRSQMMAPSNSLIQPSSGMIQPVSGTVPPRSTPAPRRPRTANGLIAPGGN, translated from the coding sequence ATGCAAACTCGATTCTGCCATATTAATTGCCTCAGCCACGGTATTTCTGACCGGAACTCGTCCTGTTCGACTTTTCAGAAGTCAGATTGGTCACGCTCCCGCCGACTAATGTCTGCGGTGAAGAACATCATGTTCTGTTGCGTCGCTCTCTGTCTGACGGCTTCCAGTCTATGGGCCCAGGGGCCGGAGATGGTTGGTTCCGAAGCACCTACTTCGAGCGAACCTATCATCAAGCTGGATAAACCGACTGTGCGTATCAACATGATTGAGACGTTCACGAAGGTCGTCGAGCTCAAACAGCAGATCCTGCGAGTGGATGGCTTTGACCCGAACGTACTTCAAGTCACGGCGATCACCCCGAATCAAATTCGTCTGCAGGCGATGTCACAGGGAGTTACCCAGGTAACTTTGACCGACGAAAACGAGAAGGTCTATAACCTCGAAATTTATGTCGAAGGAGACGTTCGTTATCTGCAGGCCATGATCAACGACTTGTTCCCCGACTCGGCCGTGCGAGCGATTAAAGTCTCTCCCGAATCGATCGTTTTACGAGGTTTTGTCGCTAAACCCGAGCAAATCACACGTATTGTCGACGTGGCTGAGCAGTTCTTTCCTATTGTTATCAATCAGATGGACTTCGGTGGCGAACAGCAGATCAAACTGAAGATTATTGTCATGGAAGTCCAGCGGGCCAAACTAAGGAAGTTTGGTTTCAACTTCCTCCTGCTTGGAGAAAACGGTTACTTCGCCAGTACTCCGGGACAGCTGACTCCATTGGCGAGTCTGACGAGTGCCGCAGGATCCGCTCCTGCTGCTGCTGTCCGTACCAGTGCGTTGGCTGATTCGACATTAACCTTCGGTGTGGTTCGACCAGATACCATCTTCAATGGTTTCCTTGAAGCTCTGAAAAAAGAATCTCTCCTGAAGATTTATTCAAACACCGAGTTGGTAGCCTCGAATGGTCGTCCTGCCAGCCTGCTGGCGGGGGGGGAATTTCCGATTCTTGTTCCTCAGAGTCTGGGTACTGTCTCCGTTGAATACCGGCCTTTCGGAACGAGCCTCGAAGCGGTTCCCATTCTGTTGGGTAATGGTCGACTTCGGTTAGAACTGCAACCTGAAGTTTCTGAAACGGACTTCGCGAATGCGGTGACCCTCTCTGGTACTACTGTGCCGGCGATCACCACTCGTCGCGTGAATACTCAGGTTGAAATGAACTTTGGACAGACTTTGGTTATCGCCGGTCTGTTGTCGAACCGGGATAAAGCAGAAACTCATAAGGTTCCATTCCTCGGAGAGTTGCCCTACATTGGTGCCGCATTCCGACGTGAGCAATACGATGAAGGCGAAACTGAGGTCATCATCATGGTGACTCCGGAAGTCGTCGGACCACTCTCCAGCGAAGAAGTACCACCGGGGGGACCTGGACGATTTACAACTACTCCGACCGACCGCGAACTTTATATGGATGGCATGTTGGAAGTTCCCAATTATGGCGACATGTGTTCCGGCTGCGAAGCGGGATGTGTCAGCTGTCAGGCAGGTGTTTCCGGTCGAGTGATCTCTTCTGGTGGACCTGATCAGGACTACAGAGTAATTTCAGAAGGAACAGTCATCGAGCATTCTCCAATTCAGAATGGTACGGTAATGCCAGGACCAGGACCAGAACCAGTTCAGATGCTGCCTTCACGGACCTATCAACAGCCCGTTCCGAACGAGTTACCTCCGGTTGCTCCGCCAGCGGCTCCCAGAATTCCAGACCAGACAAGTCGGTCGCAAATGATGGCTCCAAGCAACTCATTGATTCAGCCTTCGTCCGGAATGATTCAACCCGTCTCAGGGACAGTGCCGCCCCGCTCGACACCTGCACCCCGCCGTCCGCGCACGGCAAACGGTTTGATCGCTCCCGGAGGGAATTGA
- the cpaB gene encoding Flp pilus assembly protein CpaB: MKSKSMMLWLVALTCGLVAMLGVRQVMDREPAEAAQTIAYGPVLVAIEDIGPGTMLSETNSAFKELPLEAIPIGAVTKSEEFQERAILTRAVPGEPIMLAKLGARGVSGAATEIPNGMRVVTVKVNQTTSHSGLMLPGDRVDVLVTFQSRETSGGRSEMRRKTMTVLEFIKVFATDSMRDRAADSSEVQAKNVSLLVTPEQVNYLKLAESKGDLTLALRSPTDDTEAHVAMIDESIFDDGKSSFGVADENPTDYQNNLEGVQIDEDNNDTNDIRKFLANEAKPENPPADTVALEPEPERPKWQMTIFSGQESEQVDFEYTEDGKAIRVEDSGSKYQRASINSNAAQQTSLPDPDNNGFQF; this comes from the coding sequence ATGAAATCGAAATCGATGATGTTATGGTTAGTCGCGCTAACCTGTGGTCTGGTGGCCATGCTCGGAGTGCGACAGGTCATGGATCGCGAACCGGCTGAAGCGGCTCAAACGATTGCGTATGGGCCAGTGCTGGTTGCAATTGAAGATATTGGACCGGGTACCATGTTGAGTGAGACGAACTCCGCCTTCAAAGAATTGCCGCTCGAGGCCATTCCGATAGGGGCGGTTACGAAAAGCGAAGAATTCCAGGAGCGGGCGATTCTCACACGCGCTGTTCCCGGTGAGCCAATTATGCTCGCCAAATTAGGTGCTCGTGGAGTCTCCGGTGCCGCAACGGAAATTCCCAACGGAATGCGAGTGGTTACCGTTAAGGTAAATCAAACAACAAGTCACAGTGGATTAATGCTGCCAGGCGACCGGGTAGACGTACTCGTGACTTTCCAGTCTCGAGAAACGTCAGGCGGTCGTTCTGAGATGCGGCGGAAGACGATGACTGTACTTGAGTTCATTAAGGTCTTCGCGACAGACTCCATGCGGGACCGGGCTGCCGATTCCTCGGAAGTCCAGGCGAAGAATGTCTCGCTGCTGGTCACGCCTGAACAAGTCAATTACTTAAAGCTGGCCGAAAGCAAAGGGGATTTGACCCTCGCTCTTCGATCACCTACTGATGATACCGAAGCCCATGTTGCCATGATTGATGAGTCCATCTTCGATGATGGTAAATCGAGTTTCGGTGTTGCCGATGAAAATCCAACCGATTATCAGAACAACCTCGAAGGTGTTCAGATCGACGAAGACAACAACGATACTAACGACATTCGCAAATTCCTTGCGAACGAGGCCAAGCCGGAAAATCCTCCTGCTGACACGGTCGCTTTGGAACCAGAACCAGAACGACCTAAATGGCAAATGACGATTTTCTCTGGACAGGAAAGCGAACAAGTCGACTTCGAATACACCGAAGATGGCAAAGCAATTCGGGTTGAAGATAGTGGTTCCAAATATCAAAGGGCCAGTATCAATTCAAACGCGGCTCAGCAGACATCGCTACCTGATCCAGATAACAACGGATTTCAGTTTTAA
- a CDS encoding A24 family peptidase: MDWHEFLTQHWDIKFVSIVLIVAAWIDGKELRVPNWITFPMVLSGIVYCTWTGGLEGLGFSLLGMCVGLLCLLPLYAVGGMGAGDVKLMAGMGAWVGATITFYAFCLSTIVGALMAICMVLYRKSFRKHYENFMMILMEWMAVKDPRQLSEIAARRKPQMFLLPYGIPICIGSIAYFCYANLI, encoded by the coding sequence ATGGATTGGCATGAATTCCTGACCCAGCACTGGGATATCAAATTCGTTTCGATTGTATTGATCGTTGCAGCGTGGATTGACGGCAAGGAACTCCGCGTTCCCAACTGGATTACCTTTCCTATGGTTCTCTCCGGCATTGTCTATTGCACATGGACAGGCGGGCTGGAAGGACTGGGTTTCAGTCTCTTAGGTATGTGCGTCGGCTTGCTCTGTCTGCTTCCTTTATACGCCGTTGGCGGGATGGGGGCGGGGGACGTCAAGCTGATGGCCGGAATGGGAGCTTGGGTCGGAGCGACGATTACCTTCTATGCCTTCTGCCTTTCCACAATCGTAGGGGCCCTGATGGCAATCTGCATGGTGTTGTACCGGAAGAGTTTCCGGAAACATTATGAGAACTTCATGATGATCCTGATGGAATGGATGGCGGTCAAAGATCCGCGGCAACTTTCCGAGATTGCCGCTCGCCGGAAACCGCAGATGTTTCTGCTTCCATACGGAATTCCGATTTGCATCGGATCGATCGCTTACTTCTGCTACGCCAACCTGATCTGA
- a CDS encoding Flp family type IVb pilin has protein sequence MKNFANSVKQFLISEDGPTAVEYAVMLALIVIVCLTAISAIGTNANVKFEAVRDALT, from the coding sequence ATGAAAAACTTCGCCAACAGTGTAAAACAATTCCTGATTTCAGAAGACGGCCCAACTGCAGTTGAGTACGCAGTCATGTTAGCCCTGATCGTCATCGTCTGTCTGACCGCGATCTCCGCGATCGGAACGAACGCCAACGTCAAGTTCGAAGCCGTTCGTGACGCCCTGACTTAA
- a CDS encoding glycosyltransferase family 2 protein: MKPITLNNTLSNQTKTITSITSEVLDETPVAEDESHPLMKIERILQEAARPDAHARRTVVVLPAFNVEATLERTVHQLPGSVIDEIILVDDGSTDQTVRIARGLGLRIYRQPKSRGYGANLKMCYMHALERGGDFVIVQNPNAQYDCRLISSMIDLLQNDMCDMVIGSRLQNRRGAKEVGIPLHKYAGNRIMTTMHNALLRQNISDCFSSFRGYRRQVLKKIPFMRNSDGIVFDSQVLAQTAHFGYRITDIPVVGCSSDRSLKEDLDYGMGALRVLASYCGHKTGLRKRPIFKS; this comes from the coding sequence ATGAAACCAATAACCCTGAACAATACCCTGAGTAACCAGACGAAAACGATTACTTCGATCACCTCTGAAGTACTGGACGAGACGCCCGTTGCAGAAGACGAATCCCATCCGTTGATGAAAATTGAACGTATTCTGCAAGAGGCCGCCAGGCCGGATGCGCATGCCAGAAGAACAGTCGTCGTCCTGCCTGCTTTCAACGTCGAAGCAACTCTGGAACGCACAGTCCATCAATTGCCCGGTAGCGTAATTGACGAAATCATTTTGGTTGACGATGGAAGCACAGACCAAACCGTCCGTATCGCCCGGGGGCTCGGTCTGCGCATCTATCGTCAACCGAAAAGTCGCGGGTATGGTGCCAATCTCAAGATGTGTTATATGCATGCTCTTGAACGGGGCGGGGACTTTGTCATCGTGCAGAACCCCAACGCACAATACGACTGCCGCCTCATATCCAGCATGATTGACCTGCTGCAAAACGACATGTGCGACATGGTCATCGGATCCAGATTGCAAAATCGGCGTGGGGCCAAAGAAGTCGGTATTCCGCTGCACAAATATGCCGGCAATCGAATTATGACGACCATGCACAACGCCTTGCTTCGCCAAAATATTTCGGACTGCTTCTCCAGCTTCCGTGGGTATCGCCGCCAGGTTCTGAAGAAGATTCCGTTCATGCGAAACTCCGATGGGATTGTATTTGATAGCCAGGTTCTGGCGCAGACTGCTCACTTCGGATACCGGATCACTGACATTCCGGTCGTAGGTTGTTCTTCCGACCGTAGCTTGAAGGAAGATCTGGACTACGGCATGGGTGCCCTCCGTGTGCTGGCCAGTTACTGTGGCCATAAAACAGGTCTGCGAAAACGTCCCATCTTTAAATCGTAA
- a CDS encoding DUF1501 domain-containing protein, which produces MFRSSRKTNKSFPDRNCPGTLNRRSFLKAGASTLGGLTLPQLLRMQSANAEPSVELPQNKSMIVLWLWGGPSHMETFDLKPEAPIEYRGEFYPIETNVPGIRISEHLPKLAQLADKYSIIRSLSHDSPGHVNSTHTLVTGYPGNLVETPPYRPDHPDMWSVISHFKGPVHEGVPAHVSLPRVRYPGAAYLGGGLDPFVMNSDPNDQNFKVDNVKFENISVGRAQDRLALKSQFDRLRRDIDTGQSMDTMDLFDEKAMAMLTSGRAEQAFNIEAETDEIRDWYGRHAVGQRCLLARRLVEAGVRLVTIDFPYVPGQKARSWDDHASVWNIFTEMKHRLPVLDQVCAATISDLYERGLQDEVMFVVMGEMSHTPRLSNFNGQPGREHWGKTMSLLLSGGGLNMGQIVGSTNSKGDEVTSNPFTPNDFLATIYKSMGVPFGTHVTDFGGRPTPLVPSGSPIAQLF; this is translated from the coding sequence ATGTTCCGATCCTCTAGAAAAACCAATAAGTCTTTCCCCGATCGGAATTGTCCCGGCACGCTAAATCGCCGGTCCTTCCTCAAAGCGGGTGCCTCGACTCTGGGTGGATTGACGCTCCCTCAATTGCTACGAATGCAGAGCGCGAATGCAGAGCCGTCAGTTGAATTGCCACAGAACAAGTCGATGATCGTCCTCTGGCTGTGGGGTGGCCCCAGTCATATGGAGACATTCGATCTCAAACCGGAAGCGCCGATTGAATATCGTGGCGAGTTTTATCCAATTGAGACGAACGTTCCCGGGATCCGTATTTCGGAGCATCTTCCCAAACTGGCACAACTGGCTGACAAGTATTCAATCATACGATCCCTCAGTCACGACAGTCCGGGTCACGTCAACAGCACACACACCCTGGTGACCGGTTATCCGGGCAACCTGGTCGAAACGCCCCCTTACCGACCGGACCATCCCGATATGTGGTCGGTCATTTCTCACTTTAAAGGGCCGGTTCATGAAGGCGTCCCCGCCCATGTCAGTCTGCCACGCGTTCGGTACCCCGGTGCCGCATACCTTGGTGGTGGGCTTGATCCGTTTGTCATGAATTCTGATCCCAATGATCAGAACTTCAAAGTCGACAACGTCAAATTCGAAAACATTTCCGTCGGTCGTGCTCAAGACAGGTTGGCATTAAAATCTCAGTTCGATCGACTCCGTCGCGACATTGATACGGGGCAGTCGATGGATACGATGGATCTGTTCGACGAAAAAGCGATGGCGATGCTGACCAGCGGTCGCGCCGAGCAAGCATTCAACATCGAAGCAGAAACGGACGAAATACGTGACTGGTACGGTCGTCATGCTGTTGGTCAGCGATGCCTGCTGGCTCGGCGACTGGTCGAAGCAGGGGTACGGCTGGTCACAATCGACTTCCCCTATGTGCCCGGGCAAAAAGCACGCAGTTGGGACGACCATGCTTCCGTTTGGAATATCTTCACGGAAATGAAACACCGATTACCGGTGCTCGACCAGGTCTGTGCAGCGACCATCAGCGATCTCTATGAACGAGGATTACAGGATGAAGTCATGTTTGTCGTTATGGGCGAGATGTCCCATACACCTCGCCTGAGTAACTTCAACGGACAACCTGGGCGGGAACATTGGGGCAAAACGATGTCGCTGTTGCTCTCTGGAGGTGGTCTGAATATGGGGCAGATCGTCGGCTCGACCAATTCCAAAGGTGACGAGGTGACCTCCAACCCGTTTACTCCCAACGATTTTCTGGCCACGATTTACAAATCGATGGGCGTCCCTTTTGGAACGCATGTGACCGACTTTGGTGGACGTCCCACTCCTCTGGTACCGTCTGGCTCTCCGATTGCCCAGCTATTCTAA
- a CDS encoding radical SAM protein, translating into MYLRMAQRFLTRVDKRGLWKLGYNMGWKGMRSVQKFKKRLKKGDVFPPFLYISIINSCNLRCQGCWVDVAAKQSRIDLEAMNKLIGEAKEMGNSFFGIVGGEPFMHPELLDIIAAHPDCYFQVFTNGQFITDEKAKRLKELGNVTPLISVEGNETVSDQRRGREGVLNKTMEGIQNCLNHKVFTGVCTSLCQTNYKDLLQESWVDRLIEMGVMYTWFHVYRPMGPEGCPELALTADQQFEARKFVVEMRAKKPIIIIDAYYDGEGRAVCPAATGISHHISPWGGIEPCPIVQFSKENIHDENTTLKEKFLGSSYLKEFRQLARSTTRGCIVLERPDLLKQLMDKQNVPDGTARKTALAELEAMEVRTSQYNPAHQIPEKNWIYRIAKRYWYNDFGVYDGHDHSETSAPALVQLDVPESVTAE; encoded by the coding sequence ATGTATTTGCGAATGGCACAGCGATTTCTCACCCGCGTTGATAAACGAGGACTCTGGAAGCTCGGTTACAATATGGGCTGGAAAGGGATGCGTTCTGTTCAGAAGTTCAAAAAACGACTGAAAAAGGGGGATGTCTTTCCTCCCTTCCTCTATATCTCCATCATCAACAGTTGCAACCTGCGCTGTCAGGGATGCTGGGTCGATGTCGCCGCGAAACAGTCCCGCATCGATCTGGAGGCCATGAACAAGCTGATCGGCGAAGCCAAAGAGATGGGAAACTCCTTCTTTGGAATTGTCGGTGGTGAACCGTTCATGCATCCGGAGCTGCTCGATATTATCGCGGCTCATCCCGACTGCTATTTCCAGGTGTTCACCAACGGACAATTCATCACCGATGAAAAAGCGAAACGACTCAAGGAACTCGGAAATGTCACTCCGTTAATCTCGGTGGAAGGTAACGAAACAGTCAGCGATCAACGGCGTGGTCGCGAAGGGGTACTGAACAAGACGATGGAAGGGATTCAGAACTGCCTGAATCATAAAGTCTTCACCGGCGTCTGCACTTCGCTTTGTCAAACAAATTATAAAGACCTGCTTCAGGAAAGCTGGGTTGATCGCCTGATTGAGATGGGTGTGATGTATACCTGGTTCCACGTCTATCGACCTATGGGACCGGAAGGTTGTCCCGAGTTGGCACTGACTGCAGATCAGCAATTTGAAGCACGAAAATTTGTGGTCGAAATGCGTGCCAAGAAGCCGATCATTATTATCGACGCCTACTACGACGGAGAAGGGCGGGCCGTTTGTCCTGCGGCTACTGGCATCTCCCACCATATCAGTCCCTGGGGTGGAATCGAACCTTGTCCCATTGTGCAATTTTCGAAAGAAAATATTCACGACGAGAACACCACGCTCAAAGAAAAGTTCCTCGGCTCCAGCTATCTCAAAGAGTTCCGTCAACTCGCTCGTTCAACGACGCGAGGTTGTATCGTATTGGAACGACCAGACCTGCTCAAGCAGTTAATGGACAAGCAAAACGTCCCTGATGGCACCGCCCGCAAAACGGCACTCGCGGAACTGGAAGCGATGGAAGTTCGCACTTCGCAATACAATCCTGCACATCAGATTCCAGAAAAAAACTGGATCTATCGTATTGCCAAACGGTACTGGTACAACGATTTTGGCGTGTACGATGGCCATGATCACAGCGAGACATCTGCCCCGGCTCTTGTACAACTGGACGTACCTGAATCGGTAACCGCTGAGTAG
- a CDS encoding serine/threonine protein kinase: MELEKVGPYLIEGKLGSGGMGTVYKGQHEETGVHAAVKVLAPSLSREEGFVARFSREVESLRKLSNPYVVEFFESDVDGDLYYFAMEYVDGETLTQRLRREKRIPWREVVEISTQICIALKSAHDAGVIHRDLKPSNLMLTQDGKVKLTDFGVAQVFASAKLTVTGGIIGTAEYMSPEQAQGRRVTKKSDLYSLGAVMYVMLTGRPPFRGKTILEVIQKHKYGQFDHARTIVPEIPHWLDELVCQLLEKDPEKRVPDAYVLSRRLQEIVKKVELSQSEMTMSIDPDSDAGASTTVAINPEQQANIQKETQVSSASRASAHFPHESGGTLMREMMRAEIEEASKKTPVAQFFDNTWVLIVLLICVLFGFYLWYTKPPSPVTPEEEVVDSTEINERLRFVDLDWKRSLKRPEAERIYARGVQQFESGQTKQAQETMTALLTLLKSSGENPQLVDRVQERLDELNGAQEEFISEYVEQAQTHLDGGQLAEAQTLISSMNTLYGNDSRVRGLVEQYNQAVKTRQNNGQ; encoded by the coding sequence ATGGAACTGGAAAAAGTCGGCCCCTATCTCATTGAAGGTAAACTCGGTTCGGGCGGTATGGGAACCGTCTATAAAGGGCAGCACGAAGAAACGGGCGTGCACGCCGCCGTTAAGGTTCTCGCCCCAAGTCTGTCACGAGAGGAAGGATTCGTCGCTCGCTTTTCCCGTGAAGTCGAATCGCTCCGCAAGCTGTCCAATCCTTATGTCGTCGAATTCTTTGAAAGCGACGTCGATGGAGATTTGTACTACTTTGCGATGGAGTACGTCGATGGAGAAACTTTGACGCAGCGACTTCGACGGGAGAAACGAATCCCTTGGCGGGAAGTCGTCGAGATATCCACACAAATTTGCATCGCTCTCAAATCAGCGCATGACGCCGGTGTCATTCATCGAGACTTAAAACCTTCGAATCTGATGCTGACTCAGGACGGCAAAGTCAAACTGACCGACTTCGGTGTGGCGCAGGTCTTTGCATCAGCCAAGCTGACGGTCACCGGGGGCATCATCGGAACGGCCGAATATATGTCTCCCGAACAGGCCCAAGGGCGGCGAGTCACTAAAAAGAGCGACCTCTATTCGCTCGGAGCGGTCATGTATGTCATGCTGACCGGTCGGCCTCCCTTTCGCGGGAAAACGATTCTGGAAGTCATTCAAAAACACAAATATGGGCAATTCGATCATGCTCGCACGATCGTTCCGGAAATTCCTCATTGGCTTGATGAGTTGGTTTGTCAGTTATTAGAAAAAGATCCAGAGAAACGAGTTCCGGACGCTTATGTACTTTCACGTCGGTTACAGGAGATCGTCAAAAAGGTTGAACTCTCTCAATCTGAAATGACCATGTCGATTGATCCTGATTCTGACGCGGGAGCGTCGACCACGGTCGCGATCAACCCGGAGCAACAAGCCAATATACAGAAGGAGACTCAGGTCTCCTCCGCATCGAGAGCGTCAGCTCATTTTCCGCACGAATCTGGCGGAACTCTCATGCGCGAGATGATGCGGGCCGAGATTGAAGAGGCATCCAAGAAAACACCCGTGGCCCAGTTTTTTGATAATACCTGGGTCCTCATTGTGCTGCTGATCTGTGTTCTGTTTGGATTCTATCTTTGGTATACGAAACCGCCATCACCCGTAACGCCGGAAGAGGAAGTCGTCGATTCCACCGAGATCAATGAACGTCTTCGATTTGTAGATCTTGATTGGAAACGATCGCTAAAACGCCCCGAAGCGGAACGAATTTATGCTCGCGGAGTGCAGCAGTTTGAATCGGGACAAACCAAACAGGCACAGGAAACGATGACCGCCCTACTGACATTGCTGAAATCGTCTGGCGAAAATCCGCAACTGGTGGACCGAGTTCAGGAGCGATTGGATGAATTGAATGGGGCTCAAGAAGAGTTCATCAGCGAGTATGTCGAACAGGCCCAGACCCATCTCGACGGAGGCCAACTGGCTGAAGCCCAAACACTGATCTCTTCCATGAATACACTTTATGGTAATGACAGCCGTGTTCGTGGGCTGGTTGAACAATACAACCAGGCAGTCAAGACGCGACAGAACAACGGGCAGTAA
- a CDS encoding sirohydrochlorin chelatase has translation MPDPFTNPTAVLLIAHGSRRQEANDDLVTLAGQFRDQKTYPIVEHAFLELANPSIPEGAAACVEQGAVNVLMMPWFLSAGRHVADDLSDFCQQFSQKYPQTSFTVCPPLGLHPAMLTIINDRIQEAGK, from the coding sequence ATGCCCGACCCATTCACCAACCCGACCGCAGTTCTGCTGATTGCCCATGGCTCCCGTCGACAGGAGGCGAATGACGATTTAGTAACGCTTGCAGGTCAATTTCGGGATCAGAAGACCTACCCCATTGTAGAACACGCATTTCTGGAGTTGGCGAATCCCTCTATTCCTGAGGGAGCGGCGGCATGTGTGGAACAAGGGGCCGTAAATGTGCTGATGATGCCCTGGTTTCTTTCCGCCGGACGCCATGTGGCGGACGATCTTTCCGACTTCTGTCAGCAATTCAGTCAGAAGTATCCACAGACGTCATTCACAGTCTGTCCGCCGCTTGGATTGCACCCGGCGATGCTGACGATCATCAACGACCGCATTCAGGAAGCCGGAAAATAG